Proteins encoded by one window of Massilia sp. NR 4-1:
- a CDS encoding YiiD C-terminal domain-containing protein, translating to MSFLSLAFKVLLKVKPSMVYERIKQHMTESLPFVRLLGIRIESIGAGTAEVVLPDDPKLHNHLGTQHAGALFTLAETASGAAMAGGFADLIMELRPVAKESRIQYQKVAKGATRASGRVPGDLAALKAELKEQGKVAFPVNVDVFDAEGTLAAQVQVDWYLSAKR from the coding sequence ATGTCCTTCCTGTCGCTGGCATTTAAAGTCCTGTTGAAAGTGAAACCGAGCATGGTTTATGAACGCATCAAGCAGCATATGACGGAATCGCTGCCCTTCGTGCGCCTGCTGGGCATCCGCATCGAGAGCATCGGCGCCGGCACGGCCGAAGTCGTGCTGCCGGACGATCCCAAGCTGCATAACCATCTCGGCACGCAGCACGCAGGCGCTTTGTTCACGCTGGCCGAAACTGCGTCCGGCGCAGCCATGGCAGGCGGCTTCGCCGACCTGATCATGGAACTGCGCCCGGTCGCCAAGGAATCGCGCATCCAGTACCAGAAGGTCGCCAAGGGCGCTACCCGCGCCAGCGGCCGGGTGCCGGGCGATCTGGCGGCGCTCAAGGCCGAGCTGAAAGAACAGGGCAAGGTGGCCTTCCCGGTCAACGTCGATGTGTTCGACGCCGAAGGCACGCTGGCCGCACAAGTGCAGGTGGACTGGTATCTGTCCGCGAAACGCTAA
- a CDS encoding 3-hydroxyacyl-CoA dehydrogenase/enoyl-CoA hydratase family protein produces the protein MTNFTVKKVAVLGAGVMGAQIAAHCVNAKVPVVLFDLPGKEGTPKNGIVLRAIENLKKLSPAPFGDKADAELIQVANYEDNLDLLAGCDLIIEAIAERMDWKHDLYKKVAPHIAPNAIFASNTSGLSINKLADGFDAELKARFCGVHFFNPPRYMHLVELIPTAATKPEILDQLETFLTSVLGKGVVRAKDTPNFIANRVGIFGMLATIHEAEKFGLSVDVVDDLTGAKLGRAKSGTFRTADVVGLDTMGHVIKTMQDNLADDPFFGVYKTPAVLAKLIEGGALGQKTGAGFYKKVGKEIQRLDFASGEYVAGGAKAADIIGRILKEKDPVKKFKALRESTNPQGQFLWAIFRDAFHYIAYHLESIADNARDIDFAMRWGFGWSVGPFETWQAAGWNQIAEWVKQDIEEGKALCNAPLPAWVFEGQVAEKGVHTPEGSYSAISKSFVPRSDLAVYQRQEFRAPVFGSGGGDAKTAGTTVFEDDSVRLWHSGDEVLVISLKTKMHVIGDGVIKGLQRGLAEAEKNFKGLVIWNTDAAEGGAFSAGADLQSALPAFMAGGAKAVDPIIRELQDTFMAMKYSNVPVVAAVAGLALGGGCEMALHASKRVASIESYIGLVEVGVGLIPAGGGLKEAAVRAAKEAKGNDILQFLKTGFTNAATANVAKSALEARAMGYLKEDDVIVFNPYELLHVAKVTARSMFDAGYRAPIQRPVTVTGRYGWATIRGQLVNMRDGGFISAHDYKLGDMIAEIVSGGDIDQGSVVSEQWLLDMERKAFLELLNHPKTQERIMGMLQTGKPVRN, from the coding sequence ATGACTAACTTCACCGTGAAAAAAGTAGCCGTGCTGGGCGCCGGCGTGATGGGCGCGCAGATCGCCGCCCACTGCGTCAACGCCAAAGTGCCGGTCGTGCTGTTTGATCTGCCGGGAAAAGAAGGTACGCCGAAGAACGGCATCGTGCTGCGCGCCATCGAGAACCTGAAAAAGCTGTCGCCTGCGCCTTTCGGCGACAAGGCCGACGCTGAACTGATCCAGGTCGCCAACTACGAAGACAATCTGGACCTGCTGGCCGGCTGCGATCTGATCATCGAAGCGATCGCCGAGCGCATGGACTGGAAGCATGACCTGTACAAGAAAGTCGCTCCGCACATCGCGCCAAACGCCATCTTCGCCTCCAACACCTCGGGCCTGTCGATCAACAAGCTGGCCGACGGCTTCGACGCGGAACTGAAGGCGCGCTTCTGCGGCGTGCACTTCTTCAACCCACCGCGCTATATGCACCTGGTGGAACTGATCCCGACCGCCGCCACCAAGCCGGAAATCCTGGACCAGCTGGAAACCTTCCTGACCTCGGTGCTGGGCAAGGGCGTGGTGCGCGCGAAAGACACCCCGAACTTCATCGCCAACCGCGTGGGCATCTTCGGCATGCTGGCCACCATCCATGAAGCCGAAAAATTCGGCCTGTCCGTGGACGTGGTGGACGATCTGACCGGCGCCAAACTGGGCCGCGCCAAGTCTGGTACCTTCCGTACCGCCGACGTGGTGGGCCTGGATACCATGGGCCATGTGATCAAGACCATGCAGGACAACCTGGCGGACGATCCTTTCTTCGGCGTCTACAAGACCCCGGCCGTGCTGGCCAAGCTGATCGAGGGCGGCGCCCTGGGCCAGAAAACCGGCGCCGGCTTCTACAAGAAAGTGGGCAAGGAAATCCAGCGCCTGGACTTCGCTTCCGGTGAATACGTGGCGGGCGGCGCGAAAGCAGCCGACATCATCGGCCGCATCCTGAAAGAAAAAGACCCGGTCAAGAAATTCAAGGCCCTGCGCGAATCGACCAACCCGCAAGGCCAGTTCCTGTGGGCGATCTTCCGCGACGCCTTCCACTACATCGCCTACCACCTGGAATCGATCGCCGACAACGCGCGCGACATCGACTTCGCCATGCGCTGGGGCTTCGGCTGGAGCGTTGGTCCGTTCGAAACCTGGCAAGCGGCCGGCTGGAACCAGATCGCCGAGTGGGTGAAACAGGATATCGAAGAAGGCAAGGCGCTGTGCAACGCACCGCTGCCAGCCTGGGTGTTCGAAGGCCAGGTGGCAGAGAAGGGCGTGCACACCCCTGAAGGCTCCTACTCCGCCATCTCCAAATCCTTCGTGCCGCGTTCCGACCTGGCCGTGTACCAGCGCCAGGAATTCCGCGCGCCGGTGTTCGGCAGCGGCGGCGGCGACGCCAAGACCGCAGGCACCACCGTCTTCGAAGACGACTCCGTGCGCCTGTGGCACTCCGGCGACGAAGTGCTGGTGATCTCGCTGAAAACCAAGATGCACGTGATCGGCGACGGCGTCATCAAAGGCCTGCAGCGCGGCCTGGCCGAAGCCGAGAAGAACTTCAAGGGCCTGGTGATCTGGAATACCGACGCAGCCGAAGGCGGCGCCTTCTCGGCCGGCGCCGACCTGCAATCGGCCCTGCCAGCCTTCATGGCCGGCGGCGCGAAAGCGGTCGATCCGATCATCCGTGAACTGCAGGATACCTTCATGGCCATGAAGTATTCCAACGTGCCGGTGGTGGCCGCGGTGGCTGGCCTGGCGCTGGGCGGCGGCTGCGAAATGGCGCTGCACGCATCCAAGCGCGTGGCTTCGATCGAATCGTATATCGGCCTGGTGGAAGTGGGCGTGGGCCTGATCCCTGCCGGCGGCGGCCTGAAAGAGGCGGCGGTTCGCGCAGCAAAAGAAGCCAAGGGCAACGACATCCTGCAATTCCTGAAAACCGGCTTCACCAACGCGGCAACCGCGAACGTGGCGAAATCGGCTCTGGAAGCACGCGCCATGGGTTACCTGAAAGAAGACGACGTGATCGTGTTCAACCCGTATGAACTGCTGCACGTGGCCAAAGTGACCGCGCGCTCCATGTTCGACGCGGGCTACCGCGCACCGATCCAGCGTCCGGTGACGGTGACCGGCCGCTACGGCTGGGCCACCATCCGCGGCCAGCTGGTGAATATGCGCGACGGCGGCTTCATCTCCGCCCACGACTACAAGCTGGGCGACATGATCGCCGAGATCGTGAGCGGTGGCGACATCGATCAGGGCAGTGTGGTGAGCGAACAGTGGCTGCTGGATATGGAACGCAAGGCCTTCCTGGAACTGCTGAACCATCCGAAGACGCAAGAGCGCATCATGGGCATGCTGCAAACCGGTAAGCCGGTGCGCAACTAA
- a CDS encoding acyl-CoA dehydrogenase C-terminal domain-containing protein, with protein sequence MGQYVAPIRDMQFVLHEFLKVEEQLKELPAHAETDADIINQVLEEGAKFTSEVLFPLNHSGDREGCHHDPVAKTVTTPKGFKEAYKQYVEGGWAALACDPEYGGQGLPIVLNNSFYEMLNSSNQAWSMYPGLSHGAYECLLEHGTDEQKKTYLPKLVSGEWTGTMCLTEPHCGTDLGLLRSKAIPEADGSWTITGNKIFISAGEHDMSENILHLVLARVPDAPEGSKGISLFLVPKYLPTADGGIGERNPITCGAIEEKMGIHGNSTCQMNLDGAKGWIIGQPNKGLNAMFVFMNAARLGVGMQSLGLTEIAYQNALVYAKDRLQMRSLSGVKAPEKAADPIIVHPDVRRMLLTAKAYAEGARAFSSYVALQIDRELHHPDEEVRKEAADEVALLTPIIKAFITDNAWVATSEAMQVYGGHGYISEWGMEQYVRDARINLIYEGTNTIQSLDLLGRKILMDNGAKLRKFGEKIRAFVEDNGTDEALSEFITPLGDLGEKVTKLTMEIGMKAFQSQDEVGAAAVPYLRVVGHLVYSYFFAQMAKIALEKEGSGDNFYKAKLATARFYFARLQPETATLIRQARSGAASLMALDADLF encoded by the coding sequence ATGGGTCAATACGTCGCGCCAATCCGGGATATGCAATTCGTTCTGCATGAGTTCCTGAAAGTGGAAGAACAGCTCAAGGAACTGCCGGCCCACGCGGAAACCGACGCCGACATCATCAACCAGGTGCTGGAAGAGGGCGCGAAGTTCACGTCCGAAGTGCTGTTCCCGCTGAACCACTCGGGCGACCGCGAAGGCTGCCACCATGATCCGGTCGCGAAAACCGTGACCACTCCCAAAGGCTTTAAAGAAGCTTACAAACAATACGTGGAAGGCGGCTGGGCTGCGCTGGCTTGCGATCCGGAATATGGCGGCCAGGGTCTGCCCATCGTTCTGAACAACTCCTTCTACGAGATGCTGAACTCCTCCAACCAGGCCTGGTCCATGTACCCAGGCCTGTCGCACGGCGCCTACGAGTGCCTGCTGGAGCACGGCACCGACGAACAGAAAAAAACCTATCTGCCGAAACTGGTGTCCGGCGAATGGACCGGCACCATGTGCCTGACCGAACCGCACTGCGGCACCGACCTGGGCCTGCTGCGTTCGAAAGCCATCCCTGAAGCCGACGGCTCCTGGACCATCACCGGCAACAAGATCTTCATCTCGGCCGGCGAGCACGATATGTCCGAGAACATCCTGCACCTGGTGCTGGCCCGCGTGCCGGACGCGCCGGAAGGCTCGAAAGGCATCTCCCTGTTCCTGGTGCCGAAATACCTGCCGACCGCCGACGGCGGCATCGGCGAACGCAACCCGATCACCTGCGGCGCCATCGAAGAGAAGATGGGCATCCACGGCAACTCGACCTGCCAGATGAACCTGGACGGCGCCAAGGGCTGGATCATCGGCCAGCCGAACAAAGGCCTGAACGCCATGTTCGTGTTCATGAACGCCGCCCGCCTGGGCGTCGGCATGCAGTCCCTGGGCCTGACCGAAATCGCCTACCAGAACGCCCTGGTGTACGCCAAGGACCGTCTGCAGATGCGCAGCCTGTCCGGCGTGAAAGCACCGGAAAAAGCGGCCGACCCGATCATCGTGCACCCAGACGTGCGCCGCATGCTGCTGACCGCCAAAGCCTACGCCGAAGGCGCGCGCGCCTTCTCGTCCTACGTGGCACTGCAGATCGACCGCGAACTGCACCACCCTGACGAAGAAGTGCGCAAGGAAGCCGCCGACGAAGTGGCGCTGCTGACCCCGATCATCAAGGCCTTCATCACCGACAACGCCTGGGTGGCGACCTCGGAAGCGATGCAGGTGTACGGCGGTCACGGCTACATCTCCGAGTGGGGCATGGAGCAGTATGTGCGCGACGCCCGCATCAACCTGATTTACGAAGGCACCAACACCATCCAGTCGCTGGACCTGCTGGGCCGCAAGATCCTGATGGACAACGGCGCCAAGCTGCGCAAGTTCGGCGAGAAGATCCGCGCTTTCGTGGAAGACAACGGCACCGACGAAGCGCTGTCCGAGTTCATCACCCCGCTGGGCGACCTGGGCGAAAAAGTCACCAAGCTGACCATGGAAATCGGCATGAAAGCCTTCCAGAGCCAGGACGAAGTGGGCGCCGCCGCCGTGCCTTACCTGCGCGTTGTAGGCCATCTGGTGTACAGCTACTTCTTCGCGCAAATGGCCAAGATCGCACTGGAAAAAGAAGGCTCGGGCGACAACTTCTACAAAGCCAAGCTGGCGACCGCGCGCTTCTACTTCGCTCGTCTGCAACCTGAAACCGCAACCTTGATTCGCCAGGCACGTTCGGGCGCCGCCAGCCTGATGGCACTCGACGCTGATCTGTTCTAA
- a CDS encoding CHAP domain-containing protein, with the protein MRKLAASLVTILAVGAGLFIAANHVNINPKHSVGEVLDSHRNVSVFYNGAIGHVSERNVAPDGYNLGLKYQCVEFVKRYYYERFQHRMPQDRGHAKEFYNRKLSNGTLNAERGLMQFANGAGEMPAEEDLLVFGPWLLNRFGHVAIVSQVGPDYVEVIQQNPGPFGTSRERYKLLIEDGRPRIDAPRLSGWLRMPMSADPANAPKTE; encoded by the coding sequence ATGCGCAAGCTCGCAGCATCTCTTGTGACGATATTGGCCGTGGGAGCGGGCCTGTTCATCGCCGCTAACCACGTAAACATCAATCCCAAGCATTCAGTGGGCGAAGTTCTCGACTCCCACCGCAATGTGTCCGTCTTCTATAACGGCGCAATTGGCCACGTCTCGGAGAGAAATGTTGCGCCCGACGGCTATAACCTCGGTCTCAAATATCAATGCGTCGAGTTTGTGAAGCGCTATTACTACGAGCGCTTCCAGCACAGGATGCCGCAGGACCGCGGCCATGCAAAAGAGTTCTACAATCGGAAATTATCCAACGGCACATTGAACGCCGAACGTGGACTTATGCAGTTTGCCAACGGGGCAGGAGAAATGCCGGCCGAGGAAGACCTGTTGGTCTTCGGCCCCTGGCTCTTGAACCGCTTCGGCCACGTTGCCATCGTCAGCCAGGTTGGCCCCGACTATGTGGAAGTGATTCAGCAGAATCCTGGCCCCTTCGGCACCAGCCGCGAACGATATAAGCTGCTCATCGAGGACGGCCGGCCGCGCATCGATGCGCCCCGGTTGTCGGGATGGTTAAGAATGCCAATGTCGGCAGATCCGGCCAACGCACCTAAAACTGAATAG
- a CDS encoding metallophosphoesterase yields the protein MRLLILSDLHREFWTRHQLVFDTASSAPDAVILAGDIDISGVRAVQWAADTFRGIPVIYVHGNHEGYGHNLDNEIEKIRAASAATENVKFLNCEEHRIGNVRFLGATFWTDFKLFGEEQRYFAMTQAQSVMTDYRRIRLANKGYRTLRATDTAQFHAAHKAWLSAKLAEPHAGPNIVVTHMAPSMRSVPERYAHDLVSSAYASNADELAAKADLWVHGHTHSSMDYRIGACRVVCNPFGYMNKAGGAENLAFDPGLTIDIS from the coding sequence ATGCGACTTCTCATCCTCTCCGATCTGCACCGCGAATTCTGGACCCGGCATCAACTCGTCTTTGACACCGCAAGCAGTGCGCCCGACGCCGTTATCCTGGCGGGCGATATCGACATCAGCGGGGTGCGCGCGGTACAGTGGGCGGCGGATACCTTCCGCGGCATTCCTGTTATCTATGTCCATGGCAATCACGAAGGCTACGGCCACAATCTGGACAACGAGATCGAGAAGATCCGTGCAGCGAGCGCGGCCACGGAGAATGTAAAGTTCCTCAATTGCGAAGAGCACCGGATCGGCAACGTGCGCTTTCTGGGCGCTACCTTCTGGACCGACTTCAAGCTCTTTGGCGAAGAGCAGCGCTACTTCGCCATGACCCAGGCGCAATCCGTGATGACGGACTACCGCCGCATCCGCCTTGCCAATAAGGGCTACAGAACGCTGCGCGCTACGGATACCGCCCAGTTTCATGCAGCGCATAAGGCATGGCTGAGCGCGAAACTGGCGGAACCACATGCCGGGCCGAATATCGTCGTGACGCATATGGCGCCTTCGATGCGGTCCGTGCCGGAGCGATATGCGCATGACCTGGTTTCGTCAGCCTACGCCTCCAATGCCGACGAGTTGGCCGCCAAGGCCGACCTCTGGGTGCATGGCCATACGCACAGCTCCATGGACTACCGGATCGGCGCATGCCGGGTGGTCTGCAACCCCTTCGGCTATATGAACAAGGCGGGGGGAGCCGAGAACCTGGCGTTCGATCCAGGCCTCACCATCGATATTTCCTGA
- a CDS encoding SRPBCC family protein, with protein MSTTIRLHRVLRTSPDHVYRAFLDADALCKWLPPHGFTARMHQQEPKVGGSYRMSFTNFTTGHTHSFGGKYLELSPGELLRYTGVFDDPNLPGEMQTTISLRKVFCGVELNVVQEGIPDVIPAEACYLGWQESLTLLAQLVEAQVTE; from the coding sequence ATGAGCACCACGATCCGTCTGCACCGTGTCCTGCGCACCAGTCCCGATCACGTCTACCGCGCCTTCCTCGACGCCGATGCCCTGTGCAAATGGCTGCCGCCGCATGGCTTCACCGCCAGGATGCACCAGCAGGAACCCAAGGTCGGCGGCAGCTACCGCATGTCCTTCACCAATTTCACCACCGGCCACACCCACTCCTTCGGCGGCAAGTATCTGGAGTTGTCGCCGGGCGAACTGCTGCGCTATACCGGCGTGTTCGACGATCCCAATCTGCCGGGCGAAATGCAGACCACGATCAGCCTGCGCAAGGTCTTCTGCGGCGTGGAGTTGAACGTGGTGCAGGAGGGGATTCCCGATGTGATCCCGGCCGAAGCCTGCTATCTGGGCTGGCAGGAGTCGCTGACCCTGCTGGCCCAGCTGGTGGAAGCCCAGGTCACGGAATAA
- a CDS encoding RNA-binding S4 domain-containing protein, whose protein sequence is MNENIRIDKWLWAARFFKTRSLACEAIDKGKVKLGGERVKPARNVKPGDKLDIDNGSDEWQVLVLGLSGKREAAPIARTLYEESAASIARRLAEQERRQLFREPGADFKGRPTKRDRRQWDRATGDE, encoded by the coding sequence TTGAACGAGAATATCCGGATCGACAAATGGCTGTGGGCGGCGCGCTTCTTCAAAACGCGCAGCCTGGCTTGCGAAGCCATCGACAAGGGCAAGGTCAAGCTGGGCGGCGAGCGCGTGAAACCGGCGCGCAACGTCAAGCCGGGCGACAAGCTGGACATCGATAACGGTTCGGACGAGTGGCAAGTGCTGGTGCTGGGCCTGTCCGGCAAGCGTGAAGCGGCGCCCATCGCCCGCACCTTGTACGAGGAAAGCGCCGCCTCCATCGCGCGCCGCCTCGCCGAGCAGGAAAGGCGTCAACTCTTCCGCGAACCGGGCGCCGATTTCAAGGGCCGCCCCACCAAACGCGACCGCCGCCAGTGGGACCGCGCCACCGGCGACGAGTGA
- a CDS encoding enoyl-CoA hydratase encodes MDILSSKAGGILTLEFNRLERKNAITSAMYQTLADTINAAESDAEVRAILIAGKPEIFTAGNDLDDFLKTAQPKDGEAFTDRPVFQFMRALSGSSKPIVAAVSGAAIGIGTTLLLHCDLVYAADSAKFSVPFSQLGLCPEFGSSMLLPLAAGHARAAEKLMLGEAFGAQEAYEMGILSKVLPAAEVLAYAQAQAAKLVALPAASIRTTKRLMRPARGMNLAAHIDAESKLFGEMLLAPEAKEAFTAFFEKRKPDFSKFA; translated from the coding sequence ATGGATATTTTGAGCAGCAAGGCCGGCGGCATCCTGACCCTGGAATTCAACCGCCTGGAACGCAAGAACGCGATCACCTCCGCCATGTACCAGACCCTGGCCGACACCATCAACGCGGCCGAAAGCGACGCCGAAGTGCGCGCCATTCTGATCGCCGGCAAACCCGAGATTTTCACCGCTGGCAACGACCTCGACGACTTCCTGAAAACCGCGCAGCCGAAAGACGGCGAAGCCTTCACCGACCGTCCCGTGTTCCAGTTCATGCGCGCCCTGAGCGGCAGCAGCAAGCCTATCGTGGCCGCCGTCAGCGGCGCCGCCATTGGCATCGGCACCACGCTGCTGCTGCACTGCGACCTGGTGTACGCCGCCGACAGCGCCAAATTCTCCGTGCCATTCAGCCAGCTTGGCCTGTGCCCCGAATTCGGTTCCAGCATGCTGCTGCCGCTGGCCGCCGGCCATGCCCGCGCCGCCGAAAAGCTGATGCTGGGCGAAGCCTTCGGCGCGCAAGAAGCGTACGAGATGGGCATCCTGTCCAAGGTGCTGCCGGCCGCCGAAGTGCTGGCCTACGCCCAGGCCCAAGCCGCCAAGCTGGTGGCCCTGCCCGCCGCCTCCATCCGCACCACCAAGCGCCTGATGCGTCCCGCGCGCGGCATGAACCTGGCCGCGCATATCGATGCCGAGAGCAAGCTGTTCGGCGAAATGCTGCTGGCCCCCGAAGCGAAGGAAGCCTTCACCGCCTTCTTCGAGAAGCGCAAGCCGGATTTCAGCAAGTTCGCTTGA
- a CDS encoding TetR/AcrR family transcriptional regulator yields the protein MRKGEMTRAAILDVALDLASRDGLEGLTIGLLADRMNMSKSGVFAHFGSREDLQLEVVKLYHRRFEQEVFYPSVKEPRGLPRLRAMFARWVKRVSVEIASGCIYISGAVEYDDRPGPIREELVSMVAAWQGALLRCAHQATECGHLKADTDAQQLVYEMYGLILALHHDARFLRIPGSLERASVGFERLIENYKA from the coding sequence ATGCGCAAGGGCGAAATGACTCGCGCTGCCATTTTGGATGTGGCGCTGGACCTGGCCAGCCGTGATGGGCTGGAAGGCCTGACCATCGGTTTGCTCGCCGACCGCATGAACATGAGCAAATCGGGAGTATTCGCGCATTTCGGTTCGCGTGAAGACTTGCAGCTGGAAGTTGTGAAGCTGTACCACCGCCGTTTCGAGCAGGAAGTGTTCTATCCCAGCGTCAAGGAGCCGCGCGGCCTGCCGCGTCTGCGCGCCATGTTCGCGCGCTGGGTCAAGCGCGTCAGCGTCGAGATCGCGTCGGGCTGCATCTATATCAGTGGCGCCGTCGAATACGACGACCGCCCGGGACCGATCCGCGAGGAGCTGGTGTCGATGGTGGCGGCCTGGCAGGGCGCCTTGCTGCGCTGCGCCCACCAGGCGACCGAATGCGGCCACCTGAAAGCCGATACGGATGCCCAGCAGCTGGTCTACGAGATGTATGGCCTGATCCTGGCCCTGCACCACGATGCGCGCTTCCTGCGCATTCCGGGCAGCCTGGAACGCGCCAGCGTCGGTTTCGAACGCTTGATCGAGAACTATAAAGCTTAA
- a CDS encoding nuclear transport factor 2 family protein gives MAEQNKQLNQLTVADRFQIFEQLNLHQRYIDNDGSRESAEKYVSLYWPEATFKVNDIRTNLFEGPAGLKQLYDYAHSVFPLEKMRHALGTFVIEGSGNSASVEWNWIVTWKAEKQGFVSTGIYTDTFEKRDGVWKCLSRISDVDPNWPVALFQPWVDQQDKTYKAS, from the coding sequence ATGGCGGAGCAAAACAAGCAGTTGAACCAGTTGACAGTGGCAGACCGTTTCCAGATTTTCGAGCAGCTCAATCTGCATCAGCGCTATATCGATAACGATGGCAGCCGGGAATCGGCGGAAAAGTATGTGAGCCTGTACTGGCCGGAGGCGACCTTTAAGGTCAACGATATCCGCACCAATCTGTTCGAAGGTCCGGCGGGCCTCAAGCAGCTTTATGATTACGCCCACAGCGTTTTCCCGCTGGAGAAAATGCGCCACGCGCTCGGTACTTTCGTGATCGAAGGCAGCGGCAATTCCGCCAGCGTTGAGTGGAACTGGATCGTGACCTGGAAGGCCGAGAAACAAGGCTTCGTCTCGACCGGCATCTATACCGATACCTTTGAGAAGCGTGACGGCGTGTGGAAGTGCCTGTCCCGCATCTCGGATGTGGACCCGAACTGGCCGGTCGCCCTGTTCCAGCCTTGGGTGGATCAGCAGGACAAGACTTACAAGGCTTCCTGA
- a CDS encoding acetyl-CoA C-acyltransferase produces the protein MSKQLQEAYIVAATRTPIGKAPRGMFNKTRPDDLLVHAIKGAMAAVPNLDPALIIDAIIGCSFPEAEQGFNIARNSVVLAGLPNTVGGVTVNRYCASGITALAMAADRIRVGEADVMIAGGVESMSMVPMMGHHPSINMDTFKDENVGLAYGMGLTAEKVAQQWKVSREDQDAFGLESHRKAIAAQQAGLFKDEITPVEITTRTPDLKSGEIKVGKRTVDADEGPRADASMESMAKLKPVFANKGTVTAATSSQMSDGAGALIVVSEKILKEHNLTPLAKFSSFAVRGVPPEIMGIGPKVAIPAACAAAGITQDQLDWIELNEAFAAQALAVIRDLNLDTSKVNPLGGAIALGHPLGATGAIRAATVVHALRRNSLKYGMVTMCVGAGMGAAGIIERV, from the coding sequence ATGAGCAAACAACTTCAAGAAGCATACATCGTCGCCGCGACCCGTACCCCGATCGGCAAGGCGCCGCGCGGCATGTTCAACAAGACCCGCCCGGACGATCTGCTGGTGCACGCCATCAAGGGCGCCATGGCCGCCGTGCCGAACCTGGACCCGGCCCTGATCATCGACGCCATCATCGGCTGCTCCTTCCCGGAAGCGGAACAAGGCTTCAATATCGCGCGTAACTCCGTGGTGCTGGCAGGCCTGCCGAACACCGTGGGCGGCGTCACCGTCAACCGCTACTGCGCATCGGGCATCACCGCCCTGGCCATGGCGGCCGACCGCATCCGCGTGGGCGAAGCCGACGTGATGATCGCCGGCGGCGTGGAATCGATGTCCATGGTGCCGATGATGGGCCACCACCCATCGATCAATATGGACACCTTCAAGGACGAGAACGTGGGCCTGGCCTACGGCATGGGCCTGACCGCCGAAAAAGTGGCGCAGCAATGGAAAGTGTCGCGCGAAGACCAGGACGCCTTCGGCCTGGAATCGCACCGCAAAGCCATCGCCGCCCAGCAGGCCGGCCTGTTCAAGGACGAGATCACCCCGGTCGAAATCACCACCCGCACGCCTGACCTGAAATCCGGCGAAATCAAGGTCGGCAAGCGCACCGTGGACGCCGACGAAGGCCCGCGCGCCGACGCCTCGATGGAATCGATGGCCAAGCTGAAGCCGGTCTTCGCCAACAAGGGCACCGTGACCGCCGCCACCTCCTCGCAGATGTCGGACGGCGCTGGCGCCCTGATCGTGGTCAGCGAAAAAATCCTGAAAGAGCACAACCTGACCCCGCTGGCCAAGTTCTCCTCCTTCGCCGTGCGCGGCGTGCCGCCGGAAATCATGGGCATCGGCCCGAAAGTGGCGATTCCAGCCGCTTGCGCCGCCGCCGGCATCACCCAGGACCAGCTGGACTGGATCGAGCTGAATGAAGCCTTCGCCGCGCAGGCGCTGGCCGTGATCCGCGACCTGAACCTTGACACCAGCAAAGTGAACCCGCTGGGCGGCGCGATCGCCCTGGGCCACCCGCTGGGCGCAACGGGCGCCATCCGCGCCGCCACCGTGGTGCACGCCCTGCGCCGCAACAGCCTGAAATACGGCATGGTGACGATGTGCGTGGGCGCCGGCATGGGCGCAGCTGGTATCATCGAACGCGTGTAA
- a CDS encoding VOC family protein: MNKQIFVNLPVKDLDKSKAFFAALGYTFNPQFTDQNAACMVIAENSIYTMLLVEDFFRTFTGKPIASAKEATEAIVCLSCESREEVDELVQKALAAGGKAPRAPQDYGFMYSHGFEDLDGHLWELAYMVPQQAA, from the coding sequence ATGAACAAGCAAATCTTCGTCAACCTGCCGGTTAAGGATCTGGATAAATCGAAAGCATTCTTCGCGGCGCTGGGCTATACCTTCAATCCCCAGTTCACCGACCAGAATGCCGCTTGCATGGTGATCGCGGAAAATAGCATCTACACCATGCTGCTGGTGGAAGACTTCTTCCGCACCTTCACCGGCAAGCCGATTGCCAGCGCCAAGGAGGCGACGGAAGCGATCGTCTGCCTGTCCTGCGAAAGCCGCGAGGAGGTGGATGAGCTGGTGCAGAAAGCCCTGGCCGCCGGCGGCAAGGCGCCGCGCGCGCCGCAGGATTATGGCTTTATGTACTCGCATGGTTTCGAGGATCTCGACGGCCATCTGTGGGAGCTGGCCTATATGGTGCCGCAGCAGGCCGCCTGA